In a genomic window of Nocardiopsis mwathae:
- a CDS encoding 4'-phosphopantetheinyl transferase family protein gives MTKPTCDVWWAEPAQAHPGLLDLLDEEERARHARFRLAADRDRYAVAHALARLVCARRAGCAPQEVRFTLHCRNCESRREPRTEPHGKPRPAGPALGLEISISHSGDRVALAVSDGVEVGVDVEAVAPDRDIDRLASYTLTEKELAAWHALPGAERTAGFFRYWARKEALLKATGDGLSAGLGSVGVTGPGDPAGLVAWSAPKAPADVWLTDLDAGADYRAALAVLAPGPVALAMHRAAPLLAAG, from the coding sequence GTGACGAAACCGACCTGTGACGTGTGGTGGGCGGAACCGGCCCAGGCGCACCCCGGCCTGCTCGACCTGCTCGACGAGGAGGAGCGCGCCCGCCACGCGCGCTTCCGCCTCGCGGCCGACCGCGACCGCTACGCGGTGGCCCACGCCCTGGCCCGGCTCGTCTGCGCCCGCCGCGCCGGGTGCGCACCGCAGGAGGTGCGCTTCACCCTGCACTGCAGGAACTGCGAGTCGCGCCGGGAGCCGCGCACCGAGCCGCACGGCAAGCCGCGCCCCGCCGGGCCGGCGCTCGGCCTGGAGATCTCGATCAGCCACTCCGGCGACCGGGTCGCACTCGCCGTGTCCGACGGGGTCGAGGTGGGGGTCGACGTCGAGGCGGTCGCGCCCGACCGGGACATCGACCGGCTGGCCTCCTACACGCTCACCGAGAAGGAGCTCGCGGCCTGGCACGCCTTGCCCGGCGCCGAGCGCACCGCCGGCTTCTTCCGGTACTGGGCGCGCAAGGAGGCCCTGCTCAAGGCGACCGGGGACGGACTGTCGGCCGGGCTCGGCAGTGTCGGGGTCACGGGGCCGGGCGACCCGGCGGGTCTGGTCGCCTGGAGCGCGCCGAAAGCGCCCGCCGACGTGTGGCTGACCGACCTGGACGCCGGGGCCGACTACCGCGCGGCGCTGGCGGTGCTGGCCCCCGGCCCGGTCGCCCTCGCCATGCACCGGGCCGCCCCGCTGCTGGCCGCCG
- a CDS encoding DeoR/GlpR family DNA-binding transcription regulator, producing the protein MDSADRTDLIVSRLRETGEVTVTELAELTDHSEMTIRRDLDQLAAQGVLRRVRGGAVSLVPRGQEAPYALRERQSAEAKRRIAAAVGELIGPGSAVVLGGGTTAAEVARVLAGRAITVMPLGLQAAQLLSADRATKVLMAGGEVRPTELSLHGPLAEASLDAVRFDVAVLGCCGITVGDGITAHDLGEVAVERAAMRSSRRTVLAADSTKLGQVTMGRVGPVTAIDTLVTDSAAPDGIVADLQAAGVTVVRA; encoded by the coding sequence ATGGACAGTGCGGACAGAACCGATCTGATCGTCTCCCGGCTGCGGGAGACCGGCGAGGTGACCGTCACCGAGCTCGCCGAACTCACCGACCACTCCGAGATGACCATCCGCCGCGACCTCGACCAGCTCGCCGCCCAGGGCGTGCTGCGGCGGGTGCGCGGCGGCGCCGTCAGCCTGGTCCCGCGCGGCCAGGAGGCCCCCTACGCACTGCGCGAGCGCCAGTCGGCCGAGGCCAAGAGGCGCATCGCCGCCGCCGTCGGCGAGCTGATCGGCCCCGGTAGCGCCGTGGTCCTCGGCGGCGGAACCACCGCGGCCGAGGTCGCCCGTGTCCTGGCGGGGCGGGCCATCACCGTGATGCCCCTGGGGCTGCAGGCCGCCCAGCTGCTGAGCGCGGACCGCGCGACCAAGGTCCTGATGGCCGGGGGCGAGGTCCGCCCCACCGAGCTCAGCCTGCACGGACCCCTGGCCGAGGCATCCCTGGACGCGGTGCGTTTCGACGTCGCCGTGCTGGGCTGCTGCGGGATCACGGTCGGCGACGGCATCACCGCCCACGACCTCGGCGAGGTCGCGGTCGAACGCGCCGCCATGCGGTCGTCCCGGCGCACCGTCCTGGCCGCCGACTCCACCAAGCTCGGGCAGGTGACGATGGGCCGCGTCGGCCCCGTCACCGCCATCGACACCCTGGTCACCGACTCCGCCGCCCCCGACGGCATCGTGGCCGACCTCCAGGCGGCGGGGGTGACGGTCGTCCGTGCCTGA
- a CDS encoding MFS transporter, whose amino-acid sequence MRRARGAVAAYFFIAGLIIATWAARVPAVKAQTGLDDGRLSIGLLGLALGALAAMQAAGRLSDRFGSAAVILPAAVAGSLALAAPGHADSLPLLFAALFALGAGHGMLDVPMNVHAARVERLYGRPIMASFHAAFSFGGFAGAGIGALAAQAGVGPAAHFWGVASVMAAVSVAVRRGLLAGPDAASAPPAAGAVEAGPPAPVPPAAWAPKLLLFGFVAFAAFLGEGAALDWSSVYLHDTMGSSAAVAAGAFAVFSATMAAGRLVGDRLSAAFGPATVVRGGGLLAAAGLGAALLVPVPWAAVAGFGLMGAGLSCIVPQAFTAAAALDPLRAGRNLSRVAAAGYVGLLSGPVLIGALAHLCGLGVALALPALLALLMAGMAGALRPVR is encoded by the coding sequence CTGCGCCGCGCACGCGGCGCCGTGGCCGCGTACTTCTTCATCGCCGGGCTGATCATCGCGACGTGGGCGGCCCGCGTCCCCGCGGTGAAGGCACAGACCGGCCTCGACGACGGGCGGCTGAGCATCGGCCTGCTCGGCCTGGCCCTCGGCGCGCTCGCCGCCATGCAGGCCGCCGGTCGGCTGAGCGACCGCTTCGGCAGCGCCGCCGTCATCCTCCCGGCGGCGGTCGCGGGCAGCCTCGCGCTCGCGGCGCCGGGTCACGCCGACTCGCTGCCCCTCCTCTTCGCCGCGCTGTTCGCATTGGGCGCCGGGCACGGCATGCTCGACGTCCCGATGAACGTGCACGCCGCCCGGGTCGAGCGGCTCTACGGCCGTCCCATCATGGCCTCGTTCCACGCGGCGTTCTCGTTCGGCGGATTCGCCGGGGCCGGGATCGGCGCGCTGGCCGCCCAGGCCGGTGTGGGTCCGGCCGCCCACTTCTGGGGCGTCGCGTCGGTCATGGCCGCGGTGTCGGTGGCGGTGCGGCGGGGCCTGCTGGCCGGGCCCGACGCCGCATCCGCACCGCCCGCCGCCGGGGCGGTCGAGGCCGGTCCCCCCGCGCCCGTCCCCCCTGCGGCATGGGCGCCGAAGCTCCTGCTGTTCGGCTTCGTCGCGTTCGCCGCCTTCCTCGGCGAGGGCGCCGCACTCGACTGGTCCAGCGTCTACCTGCACGACACGATGGGGAGCTCCGCCGCGGTCGCCGCCGGCGCTTTCGCCGTCTTCTCCGCCACGATGGCCGCCGGGCGGCTCGTCGGTGACCGGCTCAGCGCCGCGTTCGGCCCCGCGACCGTGGTGCGCGGCGGCGGACTGCTGGCGGCGGCCGGACTGGGGGCGGCGCTGCTGGTCCCGGTGCCGTGGGCGGCCGTCGCCGGGTTCGGGCTGATGGGGGCGGGCCTGTCGTGCATCGTCCCGCAGGCCTTCACCGCCGCGGCCGCGCTCGATCCGCTGCGCGCCGGACGCAACCTGAGCCGGGTCGCGGCCGCGGGCTACGTCGGCCTGCTCAGCGGTCCGGTGCTGATCGGCGCCCTGGCCCACCTCTGCGGACTCGGCGTCGCACTGGCGCTGCCCGCCCTGCTGGCCCTGCTCATGGCGGGAATGGCCGGAGCGCTGCGCCCGGTGAGGTGA
- a CDS encoding FAD/NAD(P)-binding protein → MSTGRENGVLGVGTSRNAAEPVIAFAGGGPSAALVAIALLRATTWLRLGYEVVLLDEYGRYARGTSCAGGDDRRLDAPVRTLSAFPDRPAHLLEWARSSGVRCSPATHLPRRVYGDYLAATLADTTDWAWPHAAVHRRSARVAALAADGDGVVLHIRDDRPGRASARTRSAGTGAGPAGEERLRVAAAVVATGDPAVHAPPPIAGVPAQRGAAGLASCPRGALITVSGGPSPCLFVVGPARRGHRFDALPRIRDQAERLAGLIADTVLRRAGTAHRGDPAG, encoded by the coding sequence ATGAGCACGGGAAGGGAGAACGGGGTCCTGGGAGTGGGCACGAGCCGGAACGCCGCCGAACCGGTCATCGCGTTCGCGGGCGGCGGCCCCAGCGCCGCGCTGGTGGCCATCGCGCTGCTGCGCGCCACCACCTGGCTGCGCCTGGGCTACGAGGTGGTCCTGTTGGACGAGTACGGCCGGTACGCCCGCGGCACCTCGTGCGCGGGCGGCGACGACCGGCGGCTGGACGCGCCGGTCCGCACGCTGTCGGCCTTCCCCGACCGCCCGGCCCATCTGCTGGAGTGGGCGCGGAGCAGCGGGGTGCGGTGCAGCCCGGCCACGCACCTGCCGCGGCGGGTGTACGGCGACTACCTCGCCGCGACGCTCGCCGATACCACCGACTGGGCCTGGCCGCACGCCGCCGTCCACCGGCGGAGCGCCCGGGTGGCCGCACTGGCGGCCGACGGGGACGGGGTGGTCCTGCACATCCGCGACGACCGTCCGGGGCGCGCGAGTGCCCGGACCCGGTCGGCCGGAACCGGAGCGGGCCCCGCCGGAGAGGAACGGCTGCGGGTGGCCGCCGCCGTCGTGGCCACCGGAGACCCGGCGGTCCACGCCCCGCCGCCCATCGCCGGTGTGCCCGCGCAGCGTGGCGCGGCAGGGCTGGCGAGCTGCCCGCGCGGGGCACTGATCACCGTGTCGGGCGGCCCGTCGCCGTGCCTGTTCGTCGTCGGCCCGGCGCGCCGCGGGCACCGGTTCGACGCCCTCCCGCGCATCCGCGACCAGGCCGAACGCCTCGCCGGGCTGATCGCCGACACGGTGCTGCGCCGGGCCGGAACCGCGCATCGCGGGGACCCGGCCGGGTAG
- a CDS encoding MFS transporter: MIGGGTGRVAAGEVAWGTPAARWIMTATVLGSGMAFLDSTVVNVALPDISADLDTGMSGLQWIVNGYMITLSALILLSGSLGDRFGRVRLFILGVAWFAVASALCTVAPDLSWLVAGRLLQGVGGAMLTPGSLAIIQAGFRKEDRARAIGAWSGLTGVAAAAGPFVGGWLVDTGSWRLIFLINLPLAVVVLFIAWRHLPESRDTEAPERLDHRGAVLGVVGLAGITYALIQSGAPQAPVAGIAASAVIGVAALVAFVVAERRSPHPMLPLDIFSSVRFSVTNAVTVLVYGALGPLFFLLVIYLQEVRGYSAVAAGAAALPITVLMLVLSGQSGRLSERIGPRPQLTVGPLLVAAGTLLLARLGAPEPGQEATLGDYTAAVLPGVVLVGLGLSTVVAPLTATVLASAPERHAGVASGVNNTLARGAQLIGVAAVPVLAGITGARGIAAGFGPAMLILTGLGVAASVLALFLRDHEVRARAFRRTFCDVSGPPLSRCPGSTAGEGPGAADR, encoded by the coding sequence GTGATCGGTGGCGGGACCGGCCGGGTCGCCGCGGGCGAGGTCGCCTGGGGCACCCCGGCGGCACGGTGGATCATGACCGCGACGGTGCTGGGCTCGGGCATGGCGTTCCTCGACTCGACGGTCGTCAACGTCGCGCTACCCGACATCTCCGCCGACCTGGACACCGGCATGTCCGGGCTGCAGTGGATCGTCAACGGCTACATGATCACGCTGTCGGCCCTGATCCTGCTCAGCGGGTCGCTCGGCGACCGGTTCGGCCGGGTGCGGCTGTTCATCCTCGGTGTCGCCTGGTTCGCGGTGGCCTCGGCGCTGTGCACGGTCGCTCCGGACCTGTCCTGGCTGGTGGCGGGGCGCCTGCTGCAGGGGGTGGGCGGCGCGATGCTCACCCCGGGCAGCCTCGCGATCATCCAAGCGGGCTTCCGCAAGGAGGACCGGGCGCGGGCGATCGGCGCGTGGTCCGGGCTGACCGGCGTGGCCGCGGCGGCCGGGCCGTTCGTCGGCGGCTGGCTGGTCGACACGGGCTCATGGCGGCTGATCTTCCTCATCAACCTGCCGCTGGCGGTGGTGGTGCTGTTCATCGCCTGGCGCCACCTGCCCGAATCGCGCGACACCGAGGCGCCGGAGCGGCTGGACCATCGCGGGGCGGTCCTGGGCGTCGTCGGGCTGGCCGGGATCACCTACGCGCTGATCCAGTCGGGCGCGCCCCAGGCTCCGGTGGCGGGGATCGCGGCCAGCGCGGTGATCGGGGTGGCGGCGCTGGTGGCCTTCGTGGTCGCCGAGCGGCGCAGCCCCCACCCCATGCTGCCGCTGGACATCTTCTCTTCGGTGCGCTTCAGCGTGACCAACGCCGTGACCGTGCTGGTCTACGGTGCGCTGGGGCCGCTGTTCTTCCTACTGGTCATCTACCTGCAGGAGGTGCGCGGCTACAGCGCGGTGGCCGCCGGCGCCGCCGCGCTGCCCATCACCGTGCTGATGCTCGTGCTCTCCGGCCAGTCGGGGCGGCTGTCCGAGCGCATCGGTCCGCGCCCCCAGCTGACCGTCGGCCCGCTGCTGGTCGCCGCCGGGACGCTCCTGCTGGCCAGGCTGGGCGCTCCCGAGCCCGGCCAGGAGGCGACACTGGGCGACTACACCGCCGCCGTGCTGCCCGGCGTCGTCCTGGTCGGGCTGGGGCTGTCCACCGTGGTCGCGCCGCTCACGGCCACCGTGCTGGCCTCCGCCCCCGAACGCCACGCCGGGGTGGCCTCCGGCGTCAACAACACCCTGGCGCGCGGCGCCCAGCTGATCGGTGTGGCCGCCGTTCCGGTGCTCGCGGGGATCACCGGTGCGCGCGGCATCGCCGCCGGGTTCGGCCCGGCGATGCTGATCCTCACCGGACTCGGCGTCGCCGCGTCGGTGCTGGCCCTGTTCCTGCGGGACCACGAGGTCCGGGCCCGCGCGTTCCGCCGCACCTTCTGCGACGTGTCCGGGCCGCCGCTGAGCCGCTGCCCGGGATCGACGGCGGGTGAGGGACCCGGCGCGGCCGACCGCTGA
- a CDS encoding VOC family protein: MPLMIRIALTGVYVTDQEKAPAFYTDVLGFEKKQDFPIGDARWLTVASPRGPEGVELLLEPGGSRIARQYQGAMMAAGTPMTSLATDDIHAEYERMRELGVEFIMEPTKEGTVTQAVFNDTCGNLIGLFQQE; encoded by the coding sequence ATGCCCCTCATGATCAGGATCGCGTTGACCGGCGTGTACGTCACCGACCAGGAGAAGGCGCCGGCCTTCTACACCGACGTGCTGGGCTTCGAGAAGAAGCAGGACTTCCCCATCGGCGACGCCCGGTGGCTCACCGTCGCCTCACCCCGGGGACCGGAGGGGGTGGAACTGCTCCTCGAACCCGGCGGCAGCCGGATCGCCCGGCAGTACCAGGGGGCGATGATGGCGGCCGGAACGCCCATGACCTCGTTGGCCACCGACGACATCCACGCCGAGTACGAGCGCATGCGCGAACTCGGCGTGGAGTTCATCATGGAGCCGACGAAGGAGGGGACGGTGACCCAGGCCGTCTTCAACGACACCTGCGGCAACCTCATCGGCCTGTTCCAGCAGGAGTGA
- a CDS encoding DeoR/GlpR family DNA-binding transcription regulator: MTEETRPAFAAERRERILELVRANGSMALRDIAAQVRASEVTVRRDIRVLEAEGLIDRRRGGAALPGRLVHEHNHTQRSGTAAPEKLAIAAAAARLVQDDDAIVLGPGTTTEALAREIVGRRNLTVVTNSLPVAEILAAAPGVEVVVTGGTLRSTNLALVGTAAEQSLAGLRVHRAFVSGNGVTAERGLSTPNPAVGSTDRALVGCAEEVIVLADHTKVGADTMVQTVAPEHIAHLITDNHADPEVLMTLEDMGTLVHVAVLEVDRGE; this comes from the coding sequence ATGACGGAGGAGACCAGGCCCGCGTTCGCGGCGGAGCGCCGGGAGCGCATCCTGGAGCTGGTGCGCGCCAACGGCAGCATGGCGCTGCGCGACATCGCCGCCCAGGTCCGCGCCTCGGAGGTCACCGTGCGCCGCGACATCCGCGTGCTGGAGGCCGAGGGCCTGATCGACCGGCGACGCGGCGGGGCCGCTCTGCCCGGTCGGCTCGTCCACGAGCACAACCACACCCAGCGCTCCGGCACGGCCGCCCCGGAGAAACTCGCCATCGCCGCGGCCGCCGCCCGGCTGGTCCAGGACGACGACGCCATCGTGCTCGGCCCCGGGACCACCACCGAGGCGCTGGCCCGCGAGATCGTCGGGCGGCGGAACCTCACCGTGGTGACGAACTCGCTGCCCGTCGCCGAGATCCTGGCAGCCGCACCCGGGGTGGAGGTGGTGGTGACCGGCGGGACGCTGCGCAGCACGAATCTCGCGCTGGTCGGCACCGCCGCCGAGCAGTCACTGGCCGGGCTGCGCGTGCACCGCGCGTTCGTGTCCGGCAACGGCGTCACCGCCGAGCGGGGGCTGAGCACGCCCAACCCGGCGGTGGGCAGCACCGACCGGGCGCTGGTCGGCTGCGCCGAGGAGGTCATCGTGCTGGCCGACCACACCAAGGTCGGCGCCGACACGATGGTGCAGACCGTGGCACCCGAGCACATCGCGCACCTGATCACCGACAACCACGCCGATCCCGAGGTGCTGATGACGCTGGAGGACATGGGCACGCTCGTGCACGTCGCGGTGCTGGAGGTCGACCGCGGCGAGTAG
- a CDS encoding polyprenol monophosphomannose synthase: MPIPVTLPEPWSQARVTVVVPTYNEADNLPVLVEQVLALGLPHLRLVIVDDGSPDGTGEIADKLAASAGEVGAGAPRITVVHRTAKDGLGRAYVAGMTRALEDGAEYVAQMDADLSHPPGYLPQLLGTLLSTGAGVVIGSRYVPGGSLSEHWGLRRRLLSGWANAYVKAILAMPVRDVTAGFKLWRREALEVLDLPSIHSSGYSFQVEMHFRAYRRGQKIVEIPIHFEDRQEGSSKMDLAVQVESALRPFRLRSYEREARRK; encoded by the coding sequence ATGCCGATTCCCGTGACACTCCCCGAGCCGTGGTCGCAGGCCCGGGTGACCGTCGTCGTCCCCACCTACAACGAGGCCGACAACCTCCCTGTCCTGGTCGAACAGGTCCTCGCCCTGGGCCTGCCGCACCTGCGGCTGGTGATCGTGGACGACGGCTCTCCCGACGGCACCGGTGAGATCGCCGACAAGCTCGCCGCGAGCGCCGGGGAGGTCGGGGCGGGCGCACCGCGCATCACCGTCGTGCACCGCACCGCCAAGGACGGGCTCGGGCGCGCCTATGTCGCCGGGATGACCAGGGCACTGGAGGACGGTGCCGAGTACGTCGCCCAGATGGACGCCGACCTGAGCCACCCGCCGGGCTACCTGCCGCAGCTGCTGGGGACCCTGCTGTCCACCGGCGCCGGGGTGGTCATCGGCAGCCGCTACGTTCCCGGCGGGAGCCTGTCGGAACACTGGGGTCTGCGCCGCCGCCTGCTCAGCGGGTGGGCCAACGCCTACGTCAAGGCCATCCTGGCGATGCCGGTCCGCGACGTGACGGCGGGCTTCAAGCTGTGGCGCCGCGAGGCGCTGGAGGTGCTGGACCTGCCGAGCATCCACAGCAGCGGCTACAGCTTCCAGGTGGAGATGCACTTCCGCGCCTACCGGCGGGGGCAGAAGATCGTGGAGATCCCGATCCACTTCGAGGACCGGCAGGAGGGGTCCAGCAAGATGGACCTGGCCGTCCAGGTCGAGTCCGCGCTGCGCCCGTTCCGGCTGCGCTCCTACGAGCGCGAGGCGCGCAGGAAATGA